The nucleotide window CACCGACGTACTCGTCGCCACTCTTGAGTCGTACCGTGACACGTTCGCCAAGCGACGCCTCGAGGACGTCCAGCGGTCGTCCACTCATACGAAAGACCGCAGGTGATGGACACTTAATCGTACCGGTCCGTCGCCCGAAATCGTCTCACCTCGAGTGAGTCAACCCAACGGCTAAGTGTCCACTCGTGGAGTGTCCGACCATGGCAGACAAGAAATTCACCTTCATCGAGTTGCATCTCGACGGCGACACCCAGTTCGGTCCGCGAGCGCTCGGCGACGCGTTGCCAGTCGGCGACGACGAGTCGGCGACAGAGGCCGAGAGCGAAACCGAGGACGACGAGGTCGCCGCGGCCGACGACGAGTCCGGCGGAAAAGCCATCGGTGCGATCGTTGCGCTCGCCGTTCTCGTCGCCATCGCCGCTGCCGCCAAGAAGTTCCGTGGCGGTGACGAGGGATCGGACCTCGAGGCCGACGAAGAGCCCGAAGTCATCGTCAACTAACCCGACCGAACGCTTTTGCGCCTGCCTCCCGTATCCGTATTCGTGAATCTCTATCGTAGCGCCCAGGCCGTTGCCGGGGCGTCCGGTGACGATATGATCGACTGGCAGTCGGCCGCAGACGCTGCGAAAGCAGCGACCGAACCGGGCTCGCTCGACGTGTCGCCTGCCGAGCGCGAGGCCTACGCGCGTGACGTCCGCGAGGCGCGAGCGGCGATCCGAACGGTGTCCGGTGCCGACTTCGACGTTCCCGACACCATCGAGATCCAGAACCGTCACCACTGGATCGACGCCAACATCGCGACGTTCGAACGCGTCATGGGCACCCTCGAGGAGCAGGTCCAGACGGGGATGTTCCCCGGCGTTGCCCAGACGATCAACACGGGAACGATGACGGTGTTGCTCGCGTTCCTCGGGCGAAACGTACTGGGCCAGTACGATCCCCTCTTGCTCGCCGAGACACCCGCCGACGACCACGCACTCTACTTCGTCCGGCCGAACATTCTGAACGCCGCCGACAAACTCGACGTCGACGCCGACCGGTTCCGGCGCTGGATCGCCTTCCACGAGGTGACCCACGCTGCCGAGTTCGGGGCCGCCCCGTGGCTATCCGACCACCTCGAGACCCGCATGGAACACGGCATCGCCGCGCTTTCTGACGGCTCGTTCGACCGACAGTCGTTCCGCGAACTCGACGCCGCGATGACCGTCGTCGAGGGCTACGCAGAACTGCTGATGGACCACGCGTTCGACGACGAGTACGCCGACCTCCGGCGCAAACTCGACCAGCGCCGACAGGGTCGTGGGCCGCTCCAGAAGCTGTTCCGACGGCTGCTCGGCCTCGGCCTGAAAGAACGACAGTACGAGCGCGGCAAGGGATTCTTCGAGGACGTCGTCAGCGCACGCGACCTCGAGACGGCGAGTCTCGTCTGGGAGCGACCCGAAAACCTTCCGACGCACGACGAACTCGACCAGCCCGGGCTGTGGCTCCGCCGTATCGAGCGCTAACGACGGCTGTCTTCTGCGGGTCTGCGGGTTCGTGGATCGTATTTTCGCTTACGATAGCTCGTGGGCTGCGCTGACGTGCATCGTTGCGAACAGCCACTCGCGGCCGTCGTCGGCCGCCGTCGATTCTTCGGGGACTCGAACGAGCGTCCCGCTCCAGCGCGTCTCGAAGCACCGGCGCTCACCGTCTCGAGTATCGGTCCAGGCCATCGTCACCTCGTCGGCGACCGTGGCGACGCCGTCGCGCTCGGTGACGACGAGGTGGTGGCTCTCGACGGACCACCCCGACGTCGTTTCGGTCTGTTCTTGGAGTGCCTCGCTGACGGCCTCGAAGCCGAACAGCGACTCACTGATGCCGAACTTGACGGTTGACTCGTCCTCGAGGAAGTACGGTGACAGCGGTTCCCCGGCTCGGAGCGCCTCGTAGTAGTCGCGGACGACGGTTTCGGCGCGGTCGCTCATACCGTCTCCTGTCGACGTCCAATTCAAAAGGCCCACCGGCGACAGACGGCGGCTGATTACATGAAGCCGCGGCCGACGTCGTCGGTCTCGATCAGGTCGTCGAGTTCCGCGTTCAGCAGGTCGTCAGCATCCTCGAATCGGTCCGAGAGGTCCTCGAGTTCGTCGGGTCGGTCGTACTGGTCGTAGGCCATCGGGCCGAACGCGGGACTCTCGATTGCCTCCATGACGTCGTCGAACAGAT belongs to Natronorubrum aibiense and includes:
- a CDS encoding zinc-dependent metalloprotease, which gives rise to MNLYRSAQAVAGASGDDMIDWQSAADAAKAATEPGSLDVSPAEREAYARDVREARAAIRTVSGADFDVPDTIEIQNRHHWIDANIATFERVMGTLEEQVQTGMFPGVAQTINTGTMTVLLAFLGRNVLGQYDPLLLAETPADDHALYFVRPNILNAADKLDVDADRFRRWIAFHEVTHAAEFGAAPWLSDHLETRMEHGIAALSDGSFDRQSFRELDAAMTVVEGYAELLMDHAFDDEYADLRRKLDQRRQGRGPLQKLFRRLLGLGLKERQYERGKGFFEDVVSARDLETASLVWERPENLPTHDELDQPGLWLRRIER
- a CDS encoding nuclear transport factor 2 family protein codes for the protein MSDRAETVVRDYYEALRAGEPLSPYFLEDESTVKFGISESLFGFEAVSEALQEQTETTSGWSVESHHLVVTERDGVATVADEVTMAWTDTRDGERRCFETRWSGTLVRVPEESTAADDGREWLFATMHVSAAHELS